A genomic region of Candidatus Delongbacteria bacterium contains the following coding sequences:
- a CDS encoding transporter substrate-binding domain-containing protein has product MKMFLLFLVVFSLYGEKIVIASGDWEPFTSSRDENGKLLELIVNEVFKNAGIDVEYLYYPWKRSYELVKSGKADATFPWMKTEERLKEVIYPNESILLEKSVFFHLKSTNFSFTNDADLKKYKFGGTLGYSLVGYLKDKGLEVDEVGNEILNFKKLLANRIDVYPTSFIVGYNLINREFPPEQAALFTNSPNIISEDEYFLVFSKSSENGKSLSEKFDKGLKMLKESGRYDEIMNSFLDKK; this is encoded by the coding sequence ATGAAAATGTTTTTACTGTTTCTAGTTGTATTCTCACTTTATGGGGAAAAAATAGTAATTGCTTCTGGAGATTGGGAGCCATTCACATCAAGCAGAGATGAGAATGGAAAATTACTTGAATTGATAGTAAATGAAGTATTTAAAAATGCAGGTATTGATGTTGAGTACTTATATTATCCTTGGAAAAGAAGCTATGAACTTGTTAAGTCTGGAAAAGCTGATGCTACATTTCCTTGGATGAAAACGGAGGAGAGATTAAAAGAGGTGATTTATCCAAATGAAAGTATCTTGCTAGAAAAATCAGTATTTTTTCACTTGAAAAGCACAAATTTTTCTTTTACAAATGATGCAGATTTAAAGAAATATAAATTTGGAGGAACACTTGGTTATTCTCTTGTCGGTTATCTAAAAGACAAAGGATTAGAAGTTGATGAAGTAGGGAATGAAATTTTGAATTTTAAAAAACTTTTAGCAAATAGGATAGATGTTTACCCAACATCGTTCATTGTTGGATATAATCTAATAAATAGAGAATTTCCTCCTGAGCAAGCGGCATTATTTACTAATTCTCCAAATATTATTAGTGAAGACGAGTACTTCCTTGTATTTTCTAAATCATCAGAAAATGGTAAATCTTTATCAGAAAAATTTGATAAAGGATTGAAGATGCTGAAAGAAAGTGGAAGATACGATGAAATTATGAATAGTTTCCTCGATAAGAAATAG